The Daphnia pulex isolate KAP4 chromosome 3, ASM2113471v1 genome includes a region encoding these proteins:
- the LOC124191403 gene encoding rho GTPase-activating protein 7-like isoform X1, whose amino-acid sequence MATVSDPSSSSASSTWTDPYKEFELYLEKAHEEIGAVFHQLEVTASRAARTSASQVNVVPPPVPVRRVAAAAHHHHHAPLPANKAGIHYNQRRRAGLRVSEDYYIGDLVTQGLSRQSRANNHWNRKQQQQQHPLLVGGRNRWDAAEFQRRISCPGFQHLGNQRSSAANNEFAFLLDQQQQKIDAVGLMPTATASLDVADGTDVQRKKKKQQQPNPRRTLRRYLTADSALQLTDNGRVARQQPQQHHQSPYNPQAIQVWTTSLMAEFNHIIDGELQRLAMASDPCADSTSSSPATGKFSHTKRANTSCSTSVETGGSAVELSPWARMQLALIDPAVVSASLNGLSVPPPPATRPSTPPAAPKSDVVQSSIQQLSADIDQVERQIFDDLDDLTLTLNNSQSPELLASCSSSSGDCDHDEDNEDNCAKGKQRVEAPTSSSSTTATDESSHISSPLLRPQELQDFLRRVEDSIRTSNTTLDRGCCHDEDPSMDHHGGLPFPLQTPPTALSAPPICQLDNGVDLPLGGIIIQCLQLHNNHQVADAEHSKDNRPESPPTFDNAGTQTSPMSLSRSSSFLWVSDCNCSGSLEDNGSVSGMTGSNPLALSSAPASGHGGAHSEAGSSGVSRIVHMDTSMSSLVSESSAAGCRLSSTGTHCRSVSRRNRILRTPDSGAAHDDAEEEDEDDDDDDDDDDGGSSVSLSHSMDCGGMGGGVESGIGTGSPPPRDRRKRPIAVGDRPEVSVQTMPMSQPESDESSDLAVGDDDDEVSPLDSSDSSSTDSSLSDGEEGEDEDAALAAADAKKREKVRRRETWEKIRRRHSCKRTHSRTMRVVGSVKEKPEVVWIRRGQSETPPPPSVPPLHATVPVGSAPMLTTLTDAVAMLPLLEPPKVLHKPPVVVIQSVTPRPKPRPLLFKFPGSDSVATTTPTSAAGTPSESTPTAVKLALQSVLAMELSPSSSSSNHNNNNNKSSSTPFLIPGGGGGGATKKRHLKPISASSTPTEPYITLEIGLTAARSHSESAFAELEATEACRWLRATGFPQYAQMYEDWQFPLDLNVVERDHPFLDVDSLQALFRRLATLNRMAKLRSEKARIRPQGGDESEDEDQECALSDQWTFQRHSRRWSRIVDLPDDPTGLQAIVMAAGSAAATAAASAGSLSSGGQPKTIEEDDPDGNRPPVSGMTSMDETSNCSDRTLNCDPVILGSFRRSSSERLRHGAKSLLKRMESLRSRSRRRPALVRPADGNLVISGPQLVDASGMEDRMKELNCVDLTPPDSSASPTSSTPSPDLNRATSAKMQQQFNSQETSSSSMISIGSPTTMTASASSTPTVEATSSPAGSMKIKRGFFQRRSFRPSTSSSKSSGSTAQSAGENEQKDAHSDSECSPSYWRRSPSSSKDANSNETTTTTAWNSLEQSLRWKSKKSREPIPADMWRASTVPPFSDSTTSTQMSQQRGKLYLNFSKPSAPSGKTPNSGSVMSSPDEETLDLVSTPVVIRPLPAETPTPCGSLRDAERMAESFGMQNDSASTGTGTSGSHIDSDYSPAAPGRNPVVVRWHSFRHSSSSTSTMTFNSQPIAMGSLSVGQFALLRKLALLRLTALLERHTSSSKPSWGWDLPKFMRKTKSPDYKDKSMFGVPLSVTVQRTAEALPKPILAAMHYLRQSALDQVGLFRKSGVRSRIAKLKELCEAWSWECSGPSGLDGEDHPVDFSEHQPYDVADMVKQYFRELPEALMTNKLSETFVTIFQVVPVAQRLDALRCALLLLPDEHREALQTFLTFLTDVAALASINQMTPSNLAVCLAPSLFHLPATSASSSSSSHNRSGVSNTSNGPMSVGPGGVVQSGNGNIIGSSSGGSASSPRRRKTVGVPDQRELSQNKAAHECLLQMINDFRHLFTVPDDIFRQCRCNYLEDSVPVTLEDLRTVEFGDWQAYMNGCMAALLKETKEKSRGWESSSNDVRVDVAWKKVGDGHALRLWRVSTEIEAPPGELLNRVLRERHLWDTSMVKWRCVVRLDKKSDVFHYTTTSEVPPVSRDVTLLRSWRTDLPRGACLVAEMSIDHSDTPVTSGTVRSIVLASRYLIQPCGAGKCRLVHLSRVDIMGRSPDWYNKHYGHVTALRMARIRDSFSQHLVTDGPESKV is encoded by the exons GAAGAAATTGGCGCCGTTTTCCATCAGCTGGAAGTGACTGCGTCGAGAGCCGCTAGGACGTCGGCGAGTCAAGTCAACGTCGTTCCGCCCCCCGTTCCCGTCCGTCgtgtcgccgccgccgctcatcaccaccaccacgccCCGCTACCAGCCAACAAGGCCGGCATCCATTACAATCAACGCCGACGTGCTGGGCTGAGGGTCAGCGAGGACTACTACATTGGCGACTTGGTGACGCAAGGATTGAGCCGCCAGTCGCGGGCCAACAACCACTGGAACCGcaagcagcaacagcaacagcatccgCTTTTGGTCGGCGGGCGAAATCGCTGGGATGCGGCCGAATTCCAGCGCAGGATTTCCTGTCCAGGATTTCAACACTTGGGCAATCAGCGGTCCAGTGCCGCCAACAACGAATTCGCCTTCCTGCTggaccagcaacagcagaaaATCGACGCGGTCGGCTTGATGCCGACGGCCACGGCGTCCCTCGACGTGGCCGATGGGACGGACGTCCagcgcaagaagaagaagcagcagcagcccaaccCGAGACGCACCTTGCGTCGCTACCTGACGGCCGATTCGGCCCTGCAGCTGACGGACAACGGCCGCGTCGCCCGTCAACAACCCCAACAACATCATCAGTCGCCTTACAATCCGCAAGCCATTCAAGTGTGGACGACCAGCCTCATGGCGGAATTCAACCACATCATCGACGGTGAGCTGCAACGGCTGGCCATGGCCAGCGATCCGTGCGCCGactccacctcctcctcccctgCGACGGGCAAATTCAGCCACACCAAACGGGCAAACACTTCGTGTTCCACGTCGGTCGAGACTGGCGGCAGTGCGGTGGAACTCAGTCCGTGGGCCCGGATGCAATTGGCTTTGATCGACCCCGCCGTCGTGTCGGCAAGTCTCAACGGCCTGTCCGTGCCACCGCCACCCGCCACCCGGCCTTCTACTCCGCCAGCCGCTCCCAAATCGGACGTCGTGCAGTCGTCGATCCAGCAGCTGTCGGCCGACATTGATCAAGTGGAGCGTCAAATCTTTGACGATCTCGACGATTTGACATTGACGTTGAACAATAGCCAATCGCCGGAATTGCTGGCCAGTTGTTCGAGTTCCAGCGGTGATTGTGACCACGATGAAGATAACGAGGACAACTGCGCTAAAGGCAAACAACGTGTCGAGGCCCCGACTAGTTCTTCCTCAACGACGGCGACCGACGAATCCTCGCACATTTCCAGCCCGTTGTTG aggcCGCAGGAGCTGCAGGATTTCTTGCGGAGGGTCGAGGACAGCATCCGCACCAGCAACACGACGCTGGATCGCGGCTGTTGCCATGACGAGGATCCTTCCATGGATCACCACGGCGGCTTACCATTTCCTCTTCAAACTCCTCCAACCGCTTTATCGGCGCCTCCCATTTGCCAGCTGGACAACGGCGTGGACCTGCCCTTGGGTGGAATCATCATCCAGTGTCTCCAGCTGCACAACAATCACCAGGTGGCGGATGCTGAGCATTCAAAGGACAACCGACCCGAGTCTCCACCGACGTTCGACAACGCCGGAACTCAGACGTCGCCCATGTCCTTGTCGCGCAGTTCCAGTTTCCTCTGGGTCTCGGATTGCAACTGCAGCGGCAGCCTGGAAGACAACGGAAGCGTGTCCGGCATGACGGGCAGCAATCCGCTGGCTCTTTCGTCGGCTCCGGCTTCCGGACACGGAGGAGCTCACTCCGAGGCCGGGTCGTCGGGTGTCAGCCGCATCGTCCACATGGACACGTCCATGTCTTCGCTAGTCTCTGAATCCAGCGCCGCCGGATGCCGTCTCAGCTCAACGGGCACTCACTGCCGATCCGTTAGCAGGCGGAACCGAATACTCCGCACGCCGGACAGCGGAGCAGCTCACGACGacgccgaagaagaagatgaggatgacgacgacgacgacgacgacgacgatggagGAAGCAGCGTGTCTCTGTCCCACTCGATGGATTGCGGCGGAATGGGCGGCGGAGTCGAATCGGGAATCGGGACGGGTTCGCCACCGCCTCGGGACAGACGCAAGAGACCCATCGCCGTTGGCGACCGGCCTGAAGTGAGCGTGCAGACGATGCCAATGAGTCAACCGGAATCGGATGAATCGTCGGATTTGGCTgttggcgacgacgacgacgaagtgTCGCCTTTGGATTCGTCCGATTCGTCATCGACGGATTCGTCACTGTCGGACGGGGAGGAAGGAGAGGACGAGGACGCCGCCCTGGCCGCTGCCGACGccaagaaaagggagaaagtgCGACGTCGCGAAACGTGGGAGAAGATCCGGCGGAGGCATTCTTGCAAGCGGACCCATTCGCGGACGATGCGCGTCGTCGGCAGCGTCAAAGAAAAGCCGGAAGTGGTGTGGATCCGTCGCGGGCAAAGTGAAACCCCCCCGCCGCCTTCGGTGCCTCCACTCCACGCCACAGTTCCGGTCGGATCGGCTCCCATGTTGACGACGCTCACCGACGCCGTCGCCATGCTGCCGCTGCTGGAGCCGCCCAAAGTCCTTCACAAACCTCCGGTCGTCGTCATCCAGTCGGTGACGCCTCGACCCAAACCGCGTCCtctccttttcaaatttcccgggTCGGATTCGgtggcgacgacgacgccgacgTCAGCCGCTGGCACGCCATCCGAATCGACGCCGACGGCAGTCAAATTGGCGCTTCAATCCGTTTTGGCCATGGAATTGTCTccttcatcctcctcctccaatcacaacaacaacaacaacaaatcgtCGTCGACTCCTTTTCTCATCccgggaggaggaggcggcggGGCAACAAAGAAACGCCATCTGAAACCAATTTCGGCCTCATCGACGCCTACCGAGCCTTACATCACTCTCGAG ATCGGTCTCACGGCAGCGCGCTCTCACTCGGAATCCGCTTTCGCCG aattgGAAGCCACTGAAGCGTGTCGATGGTTACGAGCCACCGGATTTCCCCAATACGCCCAGATGTACGAAG ATTGGCAGTTTCCTCTTGATCTGAACGTTGTGGAACGCGACCATCCCTTTCTGGATGTCGATTCGCTTCAGGCGCTCTTCCGGCGACTAGCCACTCTCAATCGAATGGCCAAATTGCGCAGCGAAAAGGCCAGAATACGCCCTCAG GGCGGCGACGAATCGGAGGACGAGGATCAAGAGTGCGCACTTTCGGATCAGTGGACCTTTCAGCGTCACTCGCGCCGCTGGTCCAGGATTGTCGATCTGCCAGACGATCCCACCGGATTGCAAGCCATTGTGATGGCGGCTGGATCGGCTGCCGCCACTGCCGCCGCCAGCGCCGGCTCTTTGTCATCCGGTGGGCAGCCCAAGACGATCGAAGAAGACGATCCCGATGGCAACAGGCCGCCCGTTTCGGGAATGACTTCGATGGACGAAACGAGCAATTGCAGCGACCGGACCCTGAACTGTGACCCCGTCATTTTGGGCAGCTTCCGGCGGAGTTCCAGCGAGCGGCTGCGTCACGGGGCAAAGTCCCTTCTCAAACGGATGGAGAGTCTCCGTTCGCGCAGTCGACGTCGCCCGGCTCTGGTCCGACCCGCCGACGGCAATTTGGTCATCAGCGGGCCCCAACTGGTCGACGCTTCCGGCATGGAGGACCGCATGAAGGAGCTCAACTGTGTCGATCTCACTCCGCCCGACTCTTCGGCCTCGCCGACCAGCAGCACCCCGTCGCCCGACCTCAACCGCGCCACATCGGCCAagatgcagcagcagttcaACAGTCAGGAGACGTCGTCCTCTTCCATGATCAGCATCGGCAGTCCCACGACGATGACGGCCAGTGCTTCGTCGACACCGACAGTGGAAGCCACGTCCAGTCCAGCCGGAAGCATGAAAATCAAGCGAGGCTTCTTCCAGCGGCGGAGTTTCAGGCCCTCGACTTCGTCGTCGAAATCCAGCGGCTCGACGGCCCAGTCTGCCGGGGAAAACGAACAGAAAGATGCCCATTCCGACTCGGAGTGCAGTCCGAGCTATTGGCGTCGGTCGCCCTCGTCGTCCAAAGACGCCAACAGCAACGaaacgacaacgacgacggccTGGAATAGCCTGGAGCAGTCGCTGCGGTGGAAGAGCAAGAAATCGCGCGAGCCCATTCCGGCGGATATGTGGAGGGCCAGCACCGTGCCGCCCTTTTCCGACTCGACGACCTCGACGCAAATGTCGCAGCAGCGCGGCAAATTGTACCTCAATTTCAGCAAACCGTCGGCTCCTTCCGGAAAGACTCCCAATTCCGGATCGGTAATGTCTTCGCCTGATGAGGAAACCCTCGATTTGGTTTCAACGCCCGTCGTCATCCGCCCGCTACCGGCCGAAACTCCGACGCCGTGCGGATCGTTGCGCGACGCCGAGCGGATGGCGGAATCTTTTGGAATGCAAAACGATTCGGCCAGCACCGGAACTGGGACCAGTGGCTCTCACATCGACAGCGATTACAGCCCAGCGGCTCCGGGAAG AAATCCAGTCGTGGTCCGTTGGCACAGTTTCCGGCATTCGTCGTCATCAACTTCGACGATGACGTTCAATTCACAGCCCATCGCCATGGGGTCACTCTCCGTCGGCCAGTTCGCTTTGCTCCGTAAATTGGCATTGCTAAGATTGACGGCCCTTCTCGAACGTCACACCTCGTCCAGCAAGCCGTCTTGGGGTTGGGATCTGCCCAAATTTATGCGCAAGACCAAGTCTCCTGATTACAAAG ACAAGAGCATGTTTGGCGTTCCGCTTTCAGTTACGGTGCAGAGGACGGCCGAAGCTCTTCCAAAGCCGATCCTGGCGGCCATGCACTACCTCCGCCAATCCGCCCTGGATCAAGTCGGTCTCTTCCGCAAATCGGGCGTCCGCTCGCGCATTGCCAAACTGAAAGAATTGTGTGAGGCATGGTCTTGGGAGTGCTCCGGGCCGTCTGGTCTGGATGGTGAGGATCACCCGGTCGATTTCAGTGAACACCAGCCCTACGACGTGGCCGACATGGTCAAGCAGTACTTCCGCGAATTGCCCGAAGCTCTTATGACCAACAAGCTCTCGGAGACCTTTGTCACCATTTTCCAAG TTGTTCCGGTGGCTCAGCGTTTGGACGCGTTGCGTTGCGCTCTGCTTCTCTTGCCGGACGAGCACCGTGAAGCGTTGCAGACTTTCCTGACCTTCCTGACGGATGTTGCCGCCTTGGCTTCCATCAATCAGATGACGCCCAGCAATTTGGCTGTTTGCCTGGCGCCATCGCTCTTCCACTTGCCGGCCacttcagcttcttcttcctcttcctcgcACAACCGGTCCGGCGTCAGCAATACCAGCAACGGCCCAATGAGCGTCGGGCCGGGCGGAGTAGTTCAATCCGGAAACGGCAACATCATTGGAAGTAGTAGCGGCGGCAGCGCTTCATCTCCCAGGCGTCGCAAGACGGTCGGCGTTCCCGATCAAAGAGAACTGAGTCAAAACAAAGCGGCCCATGAATGCCTCCTCCAGATGATCAACGATTTCCGACATCTCTTCACC GTTCCGGATGATATATTCCGCCAGTGCCGATGTAATTACCTGGAAGACAGCGTGCCCGTCACGCTGGAAGATCTCCGCACTGTCGAGTTTGGAGATTGGCAGGCGTACATGAACGGATGCATGGCCGCTCTCCTCAAAGAGACCAAAGAAAA atCGCGAGGTTGGGAATCGAGCAGCAACGACGTCCGTGTCGACGTCGCCTGGAAGAAAGTGGGCGACGGTCACGCTTTGAGACTCTGGAGGGTGTCGACTGAGATTGAAGCGCCACCTGGCGAGTTGCTCAATCGAGTCCTCCGCGAACGGCACCTGTGGGACACGTCGATGGTCAAATGGCGTTGCGTCGTCCGTTTGGACAAAAAGTCGGACGTTTTCCACTACACGACAACGTCGGAAGTTCCGCCCGTATCTCGGGACGTGACTCTACTGCGTTCGTGGCGCACCGACCTCCCCCGAGGCGCTTGTCTCGTAGCCGAGATGAGCATCGATCATTCCGACACGCCCGTCACTTCCGGTACGGTTCGCAGCATCGTCTTGGCTTCACGCTACCTGATTCAACCGTGTGGTGCAGGCAAATGCCGCCTCGTCCATCTCTCTCGTGTCGATATCAT gGGCCGATCGCCAGACTGGTACAACAAACATTACGGTCATGTGACCGCCCTGCGAATGGCCAGAATTCGCGATTCGTTTTCACAACACCTGGTCACAGACGGGCCCGAAAGTAAAGTCTAA